In Diabrotica undecimpunctata isolate CICGRU chromosome 4, icDiaUnde3, whole genome shotgun sequence, a single genomic region encodes these proteins:
- the LOC140438218 gene encoding uncharacterized protein, which produces MEWKISMAIIILFQVARVSPAVIPEEYNSKLNNLYEKILSEIKEFSLILVNGKERLKSIVYTAKESLEIELEHLKQYMRETKVDAANENKTISNCLGEDIIDTIDISNIDICIQLPFTQHIESLNNDLSIKHKEFYSDINSCTEENTEKYTKRCLDNKIAEWERDLNSTKLLGTSLLDSAYQLSLRCTKISLTQIDKDIIFIARNFTSCVDAILEY; this is translated from the exons ATGGAATGGAAAATAAGCATGGCTATAATAATCCTGTTTCAG GTGGCACGTGTTTCGCCTGCTGTAATACCAGAGGAATATAATAGTAAACTCAATAATCTATATGAAAAAATTTTATCAGAAATCAAAGAATTTTCTCTCATTTTAGTTAACGGGAAAGAAAGGTTAAAATCAATTGTTTACACAGCAAAAGAATCACTTGAGATTGAATTAGAACACCTCAAACAATACATGAGAGAAACGAAGGTGGATGCagcaaatgaaaataaaactatttcCAATTGCTTAGGGGAAGATATTATAGATACAATAGACATAAGCAACATCGATATTTGTATACAACTACCTTTTACACAACATATTGAAAGTTTGAATAACGATTTATCTATCAAACATAAAGAGTTTTATTCGGATATAAATAGTTGTACAGAAGAAAACactgaaaaatatacaaaacgtTGTTTGGATAACAAAATTGCTGAATGGGAAAGAGATCTCAACTCTACTAAACTTTTGGGAACATCTTTGTTGGATAGTGCATACCAATTAAGTTTGCGATGTACAAAGATAAGCTTAACTCAAATTGATAAAGATATTATTTTTATAGCCAGGAATTTCACCAGCTGCGTAGATGCAATCTTAGAATATTAA